Part of the Tumebacillus sp. BK434 genome is shown below.
TGCGGGTGATGATCAATTCAGACATTGTGATTTCTCCTTTGAGAACGTTATTTTTTGTTTCGGTCTTGCAGTTCCTGCAGGTATTCGTCCAGTCGATCCAGCCGCTGATCCCAGACGCTGCGGAACGTATCGAGCCACAGGTTCAGCTCTTGCAGCGGCTGAGGACGCAGTGCGTAGAACCTCCGGTTGGCGACGGGGCGCACTTCGACGAGACCTGCTTCACTAAGGACACGCAGATGTTTGGAGACCTGAGGTTGTTGCAGCCCAAGCCGTTCGGCGATCTCGCCCACCGCCAGCGGGCCGTCGCGCAACAGCTCGATCATCTGGAAACGGTTGGGGTCGGCAAGTGCGCTTAGAGTCGTTAGCGGTTTCATGATTCAAATATACCTGAATCGGAATATTCCAGTCAAGGAATATAGAGTATCAATTTTTTCGATAACAGCTTATCGAACTTCTATAACCGGAAAGAGCTGCCACGGGATAGAATAGCAGCAGGAGGTGTTGCCACGATGAACAATCAACATCATGCCAATGAGGCAAAAGCGCTGGTACAGAGCCAGTTCGGGAAAAACGCGCAGCACTATGTGAACAGCGAACTGCACGCCAAAGGCGACGATCTCGCCTTGCTCGTCGAGTGGCTGCAGCCAGAAAAATCGGCCAAGGCGCTCGACATCGCAACGGGCGGCGGACATGTCAGCAAAGCGCTGTCACCGCATGTCGGAGCGGTGGTCGCCTGCGACTTGACGCGGGAGATGCTGCATGCGGCGTCCGGCCACCTGCAAGCTGCAGGCTGCGACAACGTGCTGTTTGTGCGCGGCGATGCGGAGGATCTGCCCTTTTTGAACGAAGCGTTCGACATCGTCACCTGCCGCATCGCGCCGCACCATTTTCCGCATCCGCAATCGTTCGTGCAAGAAGTGGCCCGCGTCCTGCGCACGGGCGGGCAGTTCCTGATGATCGACAACGTGGTGCCGGACGGTGAATTTGGCGCCTGGCGCGACAAGATCGAAAAGCTGCGCGACCCGAGCCACGTGCGCTGCTTGAGCGTGGAGGAATGGAAAAACTTGTTCCAACAAGCCGGCCTGACCGAAGTGCACAGCCGTCTGCGTCGCAAAACGTTCCTCTTCCAGCCGTGGATGGAGCGGATGTCCTGCACCGAGGAACAGAAGCTCGAAACGGAAGCGCTGATCCTCTCCGGCGAGCAGGAGTGGCAAGAATACTTTAACGTCGTCATCGAAGGCGGACGAGTCGTCTCCTTTGAGATCGAAGAGTGGATGGTGCTCACCAAGAAGTAGAAGTGACAGGAAACCGTCACAACTTCAGGCTTGTGAAACCGTTTTCAAGTAAAAAATTAACATACACTGGAGGTAGAAAGAGCAGAGAACTAAGGAGGATGGGAACATGGCGAATTCGA
Proteins encoded:
- a CDS encoding class I SAM-dependent methyltransferase yields the protein MNNQHHANEAKALVQSQFGKNAQHYVNSELHAKGDDLALLVEWLQPEKSAKALDIATGGGHVSKALSPHVGAVVACDLTREMLHAASGHLQAAGCDNVLFVRGDAEDLPFLNEAFDIVTCRIAPHHFPHPQSFVQEVARVLRTGGQFLMIDNVVPDGEFGAWRDKIEKLRDPSHVRCLSVEEWKNLFQQAGLTEVHSRLRRKTFLFQPWMERMSCTEEQKLETEALILSGEQEWQEYFNVVIEGGRVVSFEIEEWMVLTKK
- a CDS encoding metalloregulator ArsR/SmtB family transcription factor; protein product: MKPLTTLSALADPNRFQMIELLRDGPLAVGEIAERLGLQQPQVSKHLRVLSEAGLVEVRPVANRRFYALRPQPLQELNLWLDTFRSVWDQRLDRLDEYLQELQDRNKK